In a genomic window of Helianthus annuus cultivar XRQ/B chromosome 10, HanXRQr2.0-SUNRISE, whole genome shotgun sequence:
- the LOC110881008 gene encoding uncharacterized protein LOC110881008, which yields MVGSRGLRANRDKIDVVLTMKAPTSVKKIQSLNGRPAALHRFLSKAADRSLPFMDVLKKSFRSEFKWTEEAARSFEELKTYLGTLPTLTVPEKDEVLTVYLVASYGTISAVLVAHRTGAQIPIYYVSRTLKDYETRYSSLEKLALALVHASRRIRRYFQAHPIEVRTNQRIQHVLRRPEVSGRMAKWAIELGAFNITFRTKGPLKGQVIADFLVEMPEEKVVEEAAKAPAKPWTLYTDGASSSEGSWAGLILTDPDGTDVTYALRLEFKSSNNEAEYEAFLAGLRLALKVGARNVVAHVDSLLVANQVNGEYEAREANMIEYLEQVKQVMASFEACKVEHIPRSKNKKADALSKLASVSFSHLAKEVRVEVLNAPSIAVPQVMQVEAPVQTWMTPIINYLVHDVLPVDKAEARKIQINSLQYQMQEGGLYRKTFLGPLLKCLDPEQASYIIREIHYGICGIHAGQKMVVAKVKNAGYYWPGMHESAVKELQQCDECQRHAPISLRAKNEMIPVTAAWPFQKWGVDIVCPFPRSSGSAQYLLIVVDYFTKWVEARPFTVISGYNVTRFFWEQIVCRFGLPLYIVSDNAKQFAENPFKRWCENLKINQVFSSVAHPQGNGQVEQINRRIVDGIKRRLGCEGKGWADELPNVMWAH from the coding sequence ATGGTCGGGTCAAGGGGTCTGCGAGCCAACCGAGACAAGATCGACGTTGTTCTTACAATGAAAGCTCCAACATCAGTTAAAAAAATTCAGTCTTTGAATGGACGACCAGCCGCTCTCCACCGGTTCCTGTCAAAAGCAGCAGACAGATCGCTCCCATTCATGGATGTGCTCAAAAAAAGCTTCAGGTCAGAGTTCAAATGGACCGAAGAAGCCGCACGATCTTTTGAAGAACTTAAAACTTATCTCGGCACTTTGCCGACGCTCACCGTACCTGAAAAAGACGAAGTATTGACGGTCTATCTGGTCGCGTCGTACGGAACAATCAGTGCAGTACTCGTTGCTCACCGAACTGGGGCACAAATTCCCATTTATTATGTGAGCCGAACATTGAAAGATTATGAAACGAGGTACTCAAGCCTGGAAAAATTAGCCCTGGCGCTGGTTCATGCCTCCAGAAGGATTCGTCGGTATTTTCAGGCCCACCCAATTGAAGTACGAACGAACCAAAGAATCCAGCATGTTCTTCGACGACCGGAAGTTTCAGGGCGTATGGCAAagtgggcaatcgagctgggtgCATTCAATATTACTTTCAGAACCAAGGGACCCCTGAAGGGGCAGGTGATAGCTGATTTCCTAGTAGAAATGCCGGAAGAAAAAGTAGTCGAAGAAGCCGCGAAAGCTCCAGCCAAACCCTGGACCCTATACACAGACGGAGCTTCAAGTTCCGAAGGGTCATGGGCAGGCTTAATTCTCACCGACCCAGACGGTACGGATGTGACGTACGCGCTCCGTTTAGAGTTCAAGAGCTCCAACAACGAAGCCGAATATGAGGCCTTTTTGGCTGGCTTACGTCTAGCGCTAAAAGTCGGAGCAAGAAATGTCGTAGCCCATGTAGATTCGTTGCTCGTAGCAAACCAAGTAAATGGGGAATATGAAGCAAGAGAAGCCAACATGATCGAGTATCTCGAGCAAGTAAAGCAAGTAATGGCATCGTTCGAGGCATGTAAAGTTGAACACATCCCCCGAAGCAAAAACAAAAAAGCTGATGCGTTAAGCAAGTTGGCGTCGGTATCATTTAGTCACCTAGCTAAAGAAGTGAGGGTGGAAGTCTTAAACGCACCTTCAATTGCAGTTCCGCAGGTTATGCAAGTAGAAGCTCCGGTGCAAACATGGATGACACCCATAATCAACTACTTGGTGCACGACGTTCTACCGGTTGACAAAGCAGAAGCAAGAAAGATCCAAATCAACTCTCTTCAGTACCAAATGCAAGAAGGAGGGTTATACCGAAAGACCTTTCTTGGACCACTGCTGAAATGTCTTGACCCAGAGCAAGCCAGTTACATCATCAGGGAAATACATTATGGCATTTGCGGCATTCACGCCGGACAAAAAATGGTTGTGGCCAAAGTAAAAAATGCAGGATATTACTGGCCTGGGATGCACGAGAGTGCAGTTAAGGAGCTTCAACAATGTGATGAGTGCCAAAGGCATGCACCGATAAGCCTTCGGGCCAAGAATGAAATGATTCCGGTGACTGCAGCATGGCCCTTCCAAAAGTGGGGCGTTGACATAGTTTGTCCTTTCCCTCGATCGAGCGGAAGCGCCCAGTATTTGCTAATCGTAGTGgattatttcaccaaatgggtggaagcTCGACCGTTTACAGTCATCTCCGGCTACAATGTAACGAGATTCTTTTGGGAGCAAATCGTGTGCCGCTTCGGTCTTCCACTCTACATCGTAAGCGACAATGCAAAGCAATTCGCGGAAAACCCGTTTAAACGTTGGTGTGAAAACTTGAAGATCAATCAAGTCTTTTCTTCGGTTGCCCACCCCCAGGGGAACGGGCAAGTCGAGCAGATAAATCGAAGAATTGTTGATGGGATAAAGAGAAGGCTTGGTTGCGAGGGAAAAGGCTGGGCGGATGAATTACCAAACGTGATGTGGGCTCACTGA
- the LOC110884456 gene encoding uncharacterized protein LOC110884456: MGSKAAHLKVFVDKKKKKVMFAEAEEDFVEILFSFLTLPLGTIARLSSKHEGTKDVKVGSLDSLYRSIENLDNKHFSNEHCKIALVSPNSSSSSLCQKLKVNLNNMKPVEARVSDSPGEVVFFKEKTSFIITDDLNVIPVKLDTSITLLNFLGIEYIDLLEEKNFDFDYDKFSCLLKWSLVTNTPLTNFVFEGTKPCSCFCSCPSCIKTSSTSDIPLISSCPTQRQTVKLLIQKSKKKVLCAQAENFFVEMLFSFLTIPLGNVKRLITDNSSPTGIDNMYNSVSSLGDRKCLKSDEIKNMLLCPKLASNYLRVTDLLPIYEKTINQGNFLKAQANFIVSDDLEVIVSPSLSTITKFNTLGIPVGDIEVMEVCIGEQEALLILKAALTSTSALTDCLYSFKNAKSLI; encoded by the exons ATGGGAAGCAAAGCGGCTCACTTGAAAGTATTCGTCGACAAGAAGAAGAAAAAAGTGATGTTTGCAGAAGCAGAAGAAGACTTTGTTGAGATCCTTTTCAGTTTTCTCACTTTGCCTCTTGGAACAATTGCAAGACTCTCAAGCAAGCATGAAGGCACAAAGGATGTAAAAGTTGGAAGCTTGGATTCTCTTTATAGAAGTATTGAGAATCTAGATAATAAGCATTTCTCCAACGAGCATTGCAAGATTGCGCTCGTTAGTCCaaacagttcttcgagttctctTTGCCAGAAGCTGAAAGTAAATTTGAACAACATGAAGCCAGTTGAGGCGCGTGTCAGTGATAGTCCTGGCGAAGTGGTGTTTTTCAAGGAAAAAACATCTTTCATCATCACTGATGATCTCAATGTAATACCCGTCAAGCTCGACACAAGCATCACACTCCTTAATTTTCTTGGTATCGAATACATTGATTTGCTAGAAGAGAAAAACTTCGATTTTGATTATGATAAG TTTTCATGTCTACTCAAGTGGTCATTGGTGACAAATACTCCtttaacaaattttgtttttgaggGAACTAAACCATGCTCTTGCTTCTGCTCATGCCCATCTTGCATCAAAACTTCTTCAACAAGTGATATACCTTTGATTTCAAGTTGCCCTACTCAACGTCAGACGGTGAAGTTATTGATCCAGAAATCAAAGAAGAAGGTATTATGTGCACAAGCTGAAAACTTTTTTGTGGAAATGCTCTTCAGCTTCCTAACAATCCCGTTAGGGAACGTAAAGCGTTTAATAACGGATAATTCGTCTCCAACGGGCATAGATAATATGTATAATAGTGTTTCAAGTTTGGGAGATAGAAAATGCCTGAAATCTGATGAAATCAAGAACATGTTACTTTGCCCAAAGCTTGCGTCTAACTATCTTCGTGTGACTGATCTTCTTCCGATTTACGAGAAAACTATAAATCAAGGTAATTTCCTTAAGGCACAAGCTAACTTCATAGTTTCAGATGACCTTGAAGTAATCGTCTCGCCATCACTATCCACAATTACAAAGTTTAACACACTTGGCATTCCTGTGGGTGATATTGAGGTTATGGAAGTGTGCATTGGTGAACAAGAG GCACTTCTAATTCTCAAGGCTGCTCTCACCTCAACATCAGCTTTAACTGATTGCCTCTACTCATTTAAGAATGCAAAATCATTGATTTAA